The Mucilaginibacter rubeus genomic interval GAAACTTTTGATCGGTTTGCTTAAACTGCTTATAGTTTCTTTTAAGTTAATAAACGCCTGGTTATATTTCTCAATCTGTTGATCGGGATGATTCATATCCGGGAATATTGAATCATCATTACGGGTATTTGCCATTTTAGCTTATTTAAAGTGGATTTGATTGGTTGTTTAAAAATTCACGAGCCTAATGATTAATGGTATTTAGATGGATGAAGAAGCTTTTATATTCGAAAAGAGATAATTGATGTATGTTTAAAATGCTAATTGGCATATTTGTGGCCGTTTTATCTATCAATTTATAGTAATTGATAGATAAAGTTTTTCTTATTCTCAAAAGTTCGTGTGATAATGATTAATCTTTTTTGCCTTGAATTTGGCGTATTGGCTTTTCTTCATTATAAAAGCTTTACTCAGCCGTCCATTTTTTTAAGGCTGAAAAATGGAATTATATGTTAGCAAAAAAAACAATTATACATGTACTAAGGCTTTTTTTTATAGTAGTCTTTTGGGTCGATTTTAGATATACTTTCTATTTTAAGTTCAAATTGTGGGTTTGAGAAAGTAGCTTCATCATGGTGTTCGTTGTTTTGGATTTCAACATCACCTGTTAGTGTTTTCTCCAACTCACCGGTTATTAACACCTTGTCGTCTTTTAATAGCTCTTTTAATTTGTTCTTAAGAGGGTCTTCCAGCTTAATTTGTGCAAATAACACTATGTTACTAAGATAGGGGTACTTTTGACCTGGATCTAAATCACCATCTTTTGTTAATAATAATGTTATTTCAATATGATCAACAGGGGCATTATGAACTTCAATTTTGCTAACGATAGCTTGCCATTTATTTACATTCGCATGTAATGTATCTGTTATAAATTTACTTAGCTGGGCTCGTTGTTCATCAAGTATTTCTTTTTTCTTTATTTCATTTTCTTCTTGTGAATAAAGAGAATCGGCTACGTGGAACTTTTTTATAAATGCTAATTGTTCTTCTGGCCGGCCATCAGTTATTTTAACAAGGGGCTTACAACCCACAACAATTAATGATGCTAATAATAGCAATCTTGATAGTTTCATTAAGTGATAATTTAGATTTTGCTAATTTTATTGGTAAATATACTATTTATATATTGAGCCGCAAACAATATTTAAAAATAAGAATTACCCCAGTTTCACTAATTCAACTTTTGTTGGCTGTCCCTTACGCCAACTGTCAATTTTATTAATGTAGTAGTAAGAACTGTCTTGTTCAAGGTATACCGGAATGAGCAGATCAAGTTCCAATATATCGCGTGGCGTAAGCAAAAAATATCTGACCACCTTTTTTGTTTGTGTAAGTATTTTTTCGAGCTGGGGGTAATATTGTGTTTTCAAACCTGGTAATACATTGCCATTGATCCCTGGCTTATCACAAAAGCAGAGATTAAATTCACCATCTGGCTTGTAAAAATAGGGTACGGATACAATGTCATTTACCTCTACTGTCTTTTCTCCGTCGGTAAATTTTACGGTAGGTGAGTCTTTGAGGTTTAATAGATTTAATTTCTGATCAATCAATATTCTTGGCGATGTACTGATACTAAAATCATTGGTGTCACTGTCCGGATCAAGCTTTTTAATTTGGGCTATGGTTCCGCCGGTAAAAGCCCGGTTAAGGGTAGGGGCAAACTGGCTTTCAAACAGATCTGCATTGGCGGGCAAGGTTTTATCTTTCACTATGATTTCCGAATCGGCCAGTTTTTTAGGCAATACATTATCATCGTCCCTGTATGTCATGTAATTAACCTGCGCATAACCGCCAAGTTGAAAACTTATGGTTTTACCCTGATCAATACATTTGCTTGTCCAGTTTTTTGCGATGGGAATATTGCTAACTATATCCGCGAATGAGTTAAAAGACACGGTTCGGCTGCTGTTGTCTGTTTGGCAAACTATCCCAAATCGTTGCAGCGTATCCTTCAATAAATCTTTCTGACTTATGTCCGGAAAAATACGTTCGCATTGAACCTGTTGGCCATACAAAACCGGTTTTTGATCAACATCAAACCTAAATGCCGCGCCCTTGTGAATAAATACCGTAGTATTGTAACGATGCAGGTGGTAAGTGATAAATACAGAATCGCCTTTGTTAAGTTCGAAATCGTACGTCAATTTTAAGTTTTTGACGGTTTCCGTACGTTCGCGGGTATTTGGTGGGTAAGCCTTATCAGTAAAGTTTATGGTTTGTCTGGTGGCCTCACTTTCGTGCCCGCTGGCATCGCGGTAGTTTATTATAAGTTCAAAATAACCGTTATCGCCGGTATTGGCCACGCCATGCATATCCAGATCAAGAATAAGGCTTGCGGTACCGTTAACCCGGTCGGTTGCATGGTATTCCTGAAAACCTATTGGCAATGTTCTGTCTGTATTATCATTGGCGTGCATACCTAACTGTCCGCCGTCAATTACAAGCTCCTTGTTGGTTACATACAATAACGAAGCTGATTTACTTAAACCATCAACGGAATTCTGAAAATCCGTACCATGTTCAAATTCGTCATTAGCAAACTGGCATATGAGTTTAGGATATAACTCGTTTTTAAGTAAGGAGCCACTTGCTTTATAACCGGTATTGCCGATCATGAGTTCGATTGCTGTTTTAATGAAAAAGCCGGGGCGCATAGTATAAACATCCAAAGGTTTATCAAAGTCAATCTCATTGATCGACCCATAGTCAACAACAGGCCAGATCCAGCCTTCTTCTTTTTTTTGCGATGCAACAATGGTTTCCAGGTTCCAGGGATGGTCATAAACCTGCCATGGCAGGTTTTTTCCTAAATTAGTAACCGAGCTGGTGCTGTCGCCCATATCGTAAATTTTACCTTCCAGCGCGTAAAAAAAATCAACATTACCGCTTAAGATCGTTACGTTGGCCATGTTCTGTTCAATACCGTTGAGCACAGCCAGTCCATAGGGGATAATTTCAAGCCCATCCTGTATAACTTTTGCCTGGTAATTATCATAGGGCAGGGCAGAGGTAAAAGCTATATCATCCGGAAAGCCGAGAATTTGCCGGTTACGTTGTGTTAAAGGGAGTTGAAACTGATTGCTGGTATTACCCTGCTGGTTTTTAACCTCGGCCAGGTTATTGATCTGGAAAGTGAGCGCGATAGGGGTATCGTCGCTTAAGTCGACCAACTGATCATTAATATAAAGTTGAATCTGGTTCATAGGATTGTTAGTAGAGGCTGTTTAAAAACAATTGGTTTGTTATCAATAATTTGTTAAGTTTATTTGTTGCTTTCGGCTCAGGGAGTAACCCTAAAATTGCATTTCAATGCATATGAAATTTTGCTTTGTAGTTGTTGCATTGGCTTGCTGCCTGTTATCCTGTAAAAAGGACAATAATGCCGCCAATCCTGAGGTTACCATTGTGGGCAAATGGTATCTGAAAAAATACCATACCCGCAGCTACAAGAACAACGTGCTGCTGAGGGATACAAGTCGGTCCAATTATAGCACTACTGATTTTGAAGTTTTTGATGCTGACGGCTCTGGATACACGTCAAATCTTACCCCAGCGGGCGAAACAGCCCTGATAAAATACAATTACACCTTAAATGGGAAAGTGTTAATAATAAGCCGTGATACGCCTGCTTTTTATGCCGGTACCTATACGGTTATTCAGCTTACAGAAAATACACTTGAGGTTACCTATGAAAGCTCAACCGTTTTTAATGGTGATCATTACCACGGAATTGATAACATACTTTTTAAAAGGTAGCCATTATTTACTGGGTTTGAATATTTATTGATGGCATATTGAACGTAACACTAAAAGGAGCCTGTCCGTTGCGTGTTTCATACTCACTGTAGGTTGCCGTATTGATTACTATGGTTTGCCATTTAACAGGGTTTTTATTCATCAACATTTGAACTTTTGGAGAATATTTTATGGATTGCAGCCCACGGATATCATTTACCGACAGGTCTTCGGCCATAACTTTCATTTTTTGCCCTGCGCTTTTGCTAATCACTTCTTCAATCCCTTGTTGGGTTTGCCAGTTTTGCACAAAGTTTTTGATGATGACTGCGTTCTGAACATCCAGGCTTACTTCCTGATTAAATACAAAACGATAGTAGTTCCAGGCGCCGCTCAGCCCGATCCATCTCAGATATACTGAGTTATCATCAACCGCGTTATCAATCCTAACGGTTTGTACCTGCGTTAAGGAATGTGTGCCCTTTTCATCGTCATACCTGATCTGGAGGTTGAAATAATATGCCTCAGTTGGAAAATTTGCATTGATGACTAACCGGTGCAAGCCCGCAAGACCTGTTAATGGCATTGTGAAAGAGGTTTGATTGCCGATGCTAAACCTGCTGCCATCTTCATTCAGGATCCATGAATTATCTTCATTTTGCAGATAATCCGGTTCTGAACTGCCGGGGAGTTGGTTCCGGTTGATATCAAGCAAAGTAAGTTGGCAATAGGGTTGAAGCGTTGACATCTCATCGGTATAAAGAAATCCGATATCAAATGGATATCCGGTGGAGTAAGCAGGTTCTTTAAAATCTGTTATCCACTGTGCGGGCGAATTGACATTAGGTACATAGGCGGCAAGGTTTCCGCCATATTTATCCCCGAGTTGTTTGGCAGCGTAAACTACATAGTACGGATGCTGAATTTGGTTGAAGCTGCTTGTAAAACCTTCGGCTGAGCCATCATCATAATGTTGAGCATATTCAACCGTAAATTCGGCACAGAGGTTTGTATCGCGGTAATCAACCTGGTTGTAATTATTGCTATCAAACGGGCGTAATAAGCTCTGTAAAAAGTTAGACAGATCAGCCTTAATCAATCCCGTATTATCTGGGCGGTTTACTGATTTTATTGTGGCTGATGCGTTGGTTAACGGATCGGTATAAGTAATACGGGTATGCAGTTCATAATATGGATACATGCTATTTATATTGATAAAGCCGGTATTATCGCTGCCTGTAAATGGTGTGTTAATCACAATGGTGCTTGTACCGATGATTTTCTCTACAACATAAACGCCTTTATATGTCGGCGTATTCAGGTAAACTTTATCACCTTCCTTAACTTTTGCCAATCCTGTATTAGTATCGTTAAAATTTGCATTAACGCTGATGCTCGCGTAGCCTTTTTCACTATCCGCCGTTGTGCTTTTTATTGTGAAATCTTTCCGTTGATAAGTAAATACAATCGGATTAAACGCCGCGTTCCAGCGGGACACATATCCGTCTGGAAGTGTAACGGAGGGATCGCCGGTTAATAGGTTTGCGGCCGTTGGGATACTTACATCCGCAGTATCGGTACATCCCAGTGGATTACTGTCTTTAACCATTACATGTTTTAATCCACCACTTAAACCTGTAAAAATTGCTGAGTTTTGCCAGTTTAGGCCCAGGTCTATACTATACAATATGGATGCAAAACCTGAGCTTGCACTAACTGTAATCTGGGCATCTGCAGCGCCGGGAGCCGA includes:
- a CDS encoding lipocalin family protein produces the protein MHMKFCFVVVALACCLLSCKKDNNAANPEVTIVGKWYLKKYHTRSYKNNVLLRDTSRSNYSTTDFEVFDADGSGYTSNLTPAGETALIKYNYTLNGKVLIISRDTPAFYAGTYTVIQLTENTLEVTYESSTVFNGDHYHGIDNILFKR